The following DNA comes from Tunturibacter psychrotolerans.
CTGGCGAAGAGGGCAGCGCCTTCCATCGATATTCGAGTGGTGACTTTGGAAGACATTCCTCTCTATAACGAGGATCTTGATCAGAATCCCGAGATTCCCTCGGTTGCCGCGTTCAAGAAAGTCATCGCGGAGAACGACGGCGTCCTGATCGCAACGCCTGAATATAACCACGGCGTGCCCGGTGTTCTGAAGAATGCACTTGACTGGGCCTCACGTCCGGTCTTCGAGTCGTGCTTCAAGAACAAGCCCGTTTCGATCATTAGTTCGTCCAAGGCATTCACGGGTGGCGTCCGGGCCCAGTACCAGCTGCGAGAGGCGCTGATCTCCATGCATGCGCACCTCGTGATGGGACCAGAGGTCGTTGTCGGTGGTGTGCACGCGATGCTCGCTGAGGATGTGTATCAGGACGAGAACGGGCTGGCCTTCATGCTGCGCTCGCTCGATAGGCTTCGTGAAGAAATTCTGAGTCGTCGTCTCGTTTACGCATAAGAAAAAATCATGCTCAAGCCGCTCCAACGCGCTCTTTCATTGATCCTCCTCTCTTCAACTTCGCTCGTCGCACAGACGCACGTTGCTGAACCGGCTGTGAATCTGGGTGATACCAGTTTCCTCGACGGGGTCGCCGGACCGGGTGTGGTCATTGAAGAGATTGGAGACGGAGCACATGAAGGAACAATCGTAGACGGCTCCGGAAATCCGATTTCGGGAACTGGCACTGTTAACAACATCAGCGAACTGACTCACATTGCATGGCTTACTCATAAGACGATTCTGGGCGGTTGGTACGGGACCGAAGTAGTGGCGGCTGCCGCACACGTTAACGCCGGCAGCGCGGGACAGTCCGGTGGTTTGGGAGCGTTCACGGTCTCTCCGTTCATCCTTCAATGGAGTGAGCAAAAGATCGGCAATATTCCTATCGATCAGCGGGTCGTCTTCGACTTTGATCTACCCACCGGCGCTTACACACAATCTTCCGCTGTGAATATCGGCGCTAATACATTCACCGTTCATCCGTATTACGCGATTACCGCATTCCCAGCTAAGCGTGTCGAGACTAGCTGGCGAGTTCACTATCTATGGAATTCGACGAATGACAGCCCACCATTCGCAACAGGTGCTCAATCGACACAGGCAGGACAGGCGATCCATTTCAATGCCACGACTGCGTACAACTTTGGCAAACACCTCTGGATCGGACCAAACGCCTACTACCTCCGACAGATCACGGATGGCCGTGATAATGGCGTCTCGCTTCGAAACTCTCCGGAGCAAGTAGGGGCGATAGGCCCGGGCATGGTCTGGAATTCAGGTAGATGGTCCTTCTATGCGAACGGTTATCACGAGTTCGACGTGAAGAATCGGCCTGAGGGGAACAAGATCGTACTGAGGGTGGAGAAGGTTTTCTGAACGAAACGTAGTGCTTCGAGGAGGAGTAGATGAGAATCCTGATCGCGTTCATTGTCGCATTCGTTATCGGTGCAGCTTCGAGGTGGACCGGAGTTCCATCTCTGGCCCCTCAAGCGATCATGGGTGCTCTCCTGATCGTAGCGATGAGTACTGGCTATGTTTCAGCAGACCGCTTTCTGAAGCGCAATCCCTCACCTTCAGCAACTGCCTCTGTATCGACGTGCGCAACAGCTGAATTGGCGACGGCTGAATTGGCAACGCACAACCAGGAGGTCCTCTCCCACGAGCCCCCAGCAATTCCAGAGCCTGAAGCGGATACCACATTCTGGCGGCAGAAATCCGAAGCTCTGCAACTCATCATTGCCGATCTGCTACTTACGAATGAGCAGCTACGCGCCTCTGAAGACGCTCACAGCTCCAAGGCTCCGACTACTCACACTTTGATCTCCAGAACAAATTCTGTAGTTAGCGAGAAAAAGCATACTTAGCCGACTGACGAGAAATCATGACATGAAGAAACATGACTGGCCATTCCTACTTGAATTTTTGCTTATTGGGTGTCTCTGCTTGCTCTAAGAAGCAGAGACTAATTAGATAGGTATCGATCTCGTAGGCGGCGGTAGTAAGGCAGAGCTGCTGCCGCCTTATCCAGCGTCCAAATGGCGCATCCGGACCAATGGCCATTCGATCGCAGCGCAACGATCCGAGGACGGCCGGTATTGGTTTGCAGCAGTGGGCCAGCCTAGCCGTCTGCAGATTTGGACGTTTCTACCGTACTATTTTCTGGTGCTCGGTGCCACGGGCGTTCTGTG
Coding sequences within:
- a CDS encoding NADPH-dependent FMN reductase; its protein translation is MVSTEETVRVVGISGSLRKASFSTSLLKILAKRAAPSIDIRVVTLEDIPLYNEDLDQNPEIPSVAAFKKVIAENDGVLIATPEYNHGVPGVLKNALDWASRPVFESCFKNKPVSIISSSKAFTGGVRAQYQLREALISMHAHLVMGPEVVVGGVHAMLAEDVYQDENGLAFMLRSLDRLREEILSRRLVYA
- a CDS encoding SphA family protein — protein: MLKPLQRALSLILLSSTSLVAQTHVAEPAVNLGDTSFLDGVAGPGVVIEEIGDGAHEGTIVDGSGNPISGTGTVNNISELTHIAWLTHKTILGGWYGTEVVAAAAHVNAGSAGQSGGLGAFTVSPFILQWSEQKIGNIPIDQRVVFDFDLPTGAYTQSSAVNIGANTFTVHPYYAITAFPAKRVETSWRVHYLWNSTNDSPPFATGAQSTQAGQAIHFNATTAYNFGKHLWIGPNAYYLRQITDGRDNGVSLRNSPEQVGAIGPGMVWNSGRWSFYANGYHEFDVKNRPEGNKIVLRVEKVF
- a CDS encoding XapX domain-containing protein; the protein is MRILIAFIVAFVIGAASRWTGVPSLAPQAIMGALLIVAMSTGYVSADRFLKRNPSPSATASVSTCATAELATAELATHNQEVLSHEPPAIPEPEADTTFWRQKSEALQLIIADLLLTNEQLRASEDAHSSKAPTTHTLISRTNSVVSEKKHT